The Aspergillus nidulans FGSC A4 chromosome VII nucleotide sequence GCTCAGCTCACCCTGACCCTCCTCCGCATCGGCGAAGCAAACGCTGCTCCCCTcccaccacctccttctGGGTCTGTAGAAAAGGCACCCTCCCAACCGGCATCAATCGACCACGACACACTCAAGCTTGGCGCCGCTCCAAACGAGATCGATCGCGCGGCAGCCCCTGAGCCAGAACATCCCAACATGCACCAACAGGAGAAGGCGGAATTCGAGAAACcaaaacaaaagaaaggcTTCGGCGCCAagcttctctccttcttccgcggTACCACTGCTGCCGGTATAGAGAGCAAACTCGCCATCTCGCACGCCCGCGCTGAAATCGGTAACCTCCACGCCAAAAACCAAAAGGGCGTTCTCCGCAAGAAGGGCCTCGAAACGCTCCCAATGGGCCCCGTTGAATTCGATGCGCGGTACCAAGGACATAGGGGAATGGCCATTATTGATTCCTCGCACGAACCGGCGTTGCTCTATTTTACAACGGACGAGACGGCGCAGCTCGGTGATTATCGGATGGAGAGTCGGAAGAACGGTAGCGTGTATTTCGATATACCTGTTAGCGATATCAaagagatgaggaagattGGCGGGATggggtggaaggggaagctTGTGACCGGGTGGGCTGTTGGCGggaaggaggttgttgatgggaTTGTGGTGAAAGGGAATCACTCGCACCAGGAGTTCCAGTTGACGGCCGTAACTAAACGGGATGAACTGTTTAACCGGCTGGTTGCGATAGATGGACAGGTTTGGAATAGCTTTTGAGTTATCAATGGATTCTGCTGAGGTTTGACAGGTCTGGAAGTAGGCCGTTCGATGGCTGTAGGATAACAACGTGGACATGGATGGAGATACGGGAGTTACCAGGGGTTGGGTGTCACTTTTCAGGCGCTTGATAGCATTTTGCATAGAAAATGAAACGTGTTGTTTTATAGAGTGGGCGAGTTGTCTTGCCAGACCCAAAAGTATTACACTACGCCTCCAGACTATCCAATTTTCCATCCCACTTCCCTTTCTGTTCCCGGCACAACTCTCTTCAACtatttttttctgcttcctACCCGGCCGTCCAGTGTAGTGACTTAGTCACTTGCCCTGTTGATGCTTTGGTTACTTTCTGGTTCTTCGTACAATGGCGGCGCGAACGACCACAGTGCCGGCATATAGACGGGGATATTAGATTGGGTGACTCCATGAGGACAAGGCGCAAGTTTACGCGGATGAATTTGGACCAGGTTGGATAGCGTGACTACGGCAAAGGAGTGTCGTGTGCGCGAGGGGACGTCCTGGCATTGCTACCTGCAAGAGAATACAAATATATTAGCTGGATGTTCTGTCATGAAACCACTTGCAAGTTCTGATTCAGCCTCTGCTAAATCCAAAGGAGCCCTATTGAGACGGCTCATAGCCATTGAGTTTACAGCTCAACCCAGAtgaagggaagggagagggCATTGTGGATAGGAAGAGTATTTGCCTATTTTATATCCATTACGGAAGTGATCCAGACTTGCACTGTAAATCAGATTCAATATTGAGTGTATATCTGAAATAGCCTAGTTGCCGCAAATAAACCCTTTCGAGCCTGAACGCTACATACCTATCCATCGAATCATGCAATGCACCACTTCGACTGGATATCCCACCACCCCTTAAAATGGATAACCGGCAACTTCTCTCTCAGCATGTCATGTTCATGCAGCTTTTCAAAAACGCCTCTATAGTGCGCCAGAAAAACTTCATTTCCGTCTTTCCGCTCACGAACATCCACCAAGACACTTTTGTGCTTAAAGGAGTCCTGGATTGATGCACGGCGCCGCGTCAATAATGCGAAATTGTCCAACATGCCAGCCTTGAGAAAAGCCAACCATGTTCAATATCGTCCCCATTCAGATGGCACAGAGTGGAGATGGATTTTGAAAGTTGTTATATCACCGCCAACGGGACCAacgccctcatcctctgtaGTGACGGTGACGTAGACGGGTCCGAGGAGAATTATTCCTAGGTCTGCTGTCCTGGATTTATCAGCTGCAGGTGTCTTCAGTCGTAATGCCGGGAGAGAGACGAGCAGGCCATCAGGTTTAACTAAACCGCGCTCGTTACTCGACCAGGCACCCTCCCCCTGGGAGCCAGAGCCGGTATCTAATAGCGATATTGGCGCCCATTTCCACCCTACAGACTGGTTCAGGGGCAATTTCCAGAGAAGAATTGTCAGAGGCATCCTTCCAATATACGTTAGTAGTGtctgcatcctcttcacccGGCACTCCATCAACCTCGCACGCGCGTCGATCCCCAAAGCCCAAGCGGCTGCATTGAGCAGCGGGTTCGTTTCAATCAGAGTAAGCCAGTACTTTACTCTCGGCTTTAACGGCTTGATGGCCGTAATTTGCGATGTATCGCTTCCCAGCATGTGTCCGAAACAGATCGTCTCGTCTTCGGCTTTGCTTGCCGTTCGTCCGCGGAAGCCAAGAGAGACACCTTCGAAGAAGGCATGATAGTCGTATTCAGTCCCTGTAGCCCTTGAGTCTTCACGCTTGGAGATGATGTTTCTAAGCCGGAACTCGTCACGGATGTCCCGCGTGCTGAGGTTGGAGTGCTTAGTTACAGGGCAGAAGACGCGCGCTTGGATGTTAAAGCTTAGGTCGTCGTCTATTTCTGAGAGATCCGAAATGTAGCCGGCATTTTCTACAATTGGCATCCAGATCTCGTATGCTTTTGTGGCCGCTGAGTttgagctcgagctcgagtcTGAGTCTCGTGGTAAGAGGGTCAATGCACGAGCAAGACGAATTGCATTCGGTTCGTCGAGCACGTTTTGCAGCCCTCTGCCTTCAAGCATGCTAGATACGGCTAGGATATTCCGCTCCGCGTAGGAGCGGTCGAAGACAAAATTCGATGAGACTGGGCCGTCATTGAACTGGAAGAGGAGTTCTTCGCCCAACGGCCCTCTAAGGGCGTCCAGGCGCGCGGCAACCAGGGACAGTACTTGATGCGTTGTTCATCTCGACCCAGTTCATGCCTGTATCTGTGCGCTGAGTCATGAGCGTGTTGTCCAGAGCGAGGATTTTGTCGGAAGCCCTGAGCGTCTCGTGCATGCGGTTAATAGCGATTCGTCGGAAGGGGGAGTGTCTGTCGCCGACTGGGATGCAGACGGTGTCGAGCCAGCACTTCACAGGGCCCGAGGACTCCAGGTACAGTGCGTTGACAAGATTCTGGACATAAGAAAGCTGGCAATATGGTGGCGCACTGCCGTGGGCATTGCCTAGGCCGTCCAACCAGACGTGCGAGATGGTCACATATACATCGCCTTCTTAACGGGATGCACGTCAACCTCCTACCATCGTCAGACAGATTCACGAGTGGACACCCCTCGTCGGCAAGTATTTTGACAGAATTATCAGCCACCGGACCGACGGCCCAACACATCGCCTCTCCATACAGTCAGGCCGATGCCGCGGCCTGTACGTGGGCTCATCAATCTGATGAGCCTGGCATCCCTTGCCAGCAATGCACCGACTATGGTCCTTCCCCTGTGCCCAGCGGTCAGTTAGCGCGAGATAGAATCGAGTCGAGCAGTCGGTATATCCTTTCAATCTGCTGATCTCAGCTTCACATCACCCCGCTGCTGAAAGGGCTTGATCGGAAAATCCCACTCCAGCGCTGGGAGGTTGACTTCCCAGCTGTAATTGTTGATGTCGACGCGCGCTCAGCGCAGATAATCGACGAGCGTAATTATGGAGAAAAGGACCGTATTCGTTGTGGACCATAGCTTTGCTTCCGTTCGGAATGTTCTGCTAGCAAACGTCGGGAGATGTCATTTAAAACGGCATTGGCAAACTCAAGACATTTATCGAGGCTCGCCGAGTGATGTCAATCTCGTCAGCAGCCGGATACCAAATATATCGATTCAGCTTCTTGGTCGTGACAAACGCTGTGTAGGCAGAGCGGTCGGTGTAATGATCTGGGTCAAATTTCATCTCTGCCGTGCCGAATGCTTCGGCAAGCAGACCGAAGTAGAGCCATCCCTGCAGGAATTCAATGGAGAGGCTGTTGAGACATCCATTACTGAGTTTGGCGTTGATTCCAGGTTGCACAGGAAACAGTCGGAACCTCTCAAAGCCCTTCATCTGGTTCCCATATCGCCAGGAACCAGATAAATAGGGCACTGTGAGGTTGGCAGTCTGGAGCTTAGGGCCATAAATACGGGGGATGTGCTCCATGGCAAGGTTGAGAGACGAAAGAGATCACAGATGGCTCGTCTCTGGTGGTAGAGTGGGTGACGTGGTGAGGATAGACCTCTTCGAAAGCTGAAATTGCGGGCCAAAGAGTGTTAAGCGCCGTTCGTAAG carries:
- a CDS encoding uncharacterized protein (transcript_id=CADANIAT00008263), which translates into the protein MEHIPRIYGPKLQTANLTVPYLSGSWRYGNQMKGFERFRLFPVQPGINAKLSNGCLNSLSIEFLQGWLYFGLLAEAFGTAEMKFDPDHYTDRSAYTAFVTTKKLNRYIWYPAADEIDITRRASINVLSNAHGSAPPYCQLSYVQNLVNALYLESSGPVKCWLDTVCIPVGDRHSPFRRIAINRMHETLRASDKILALDNTLMTQRTDTGMNWVEMNNASRPLGEELLFQFNDGPVSSNFVFDRSYAERNILAVSSMLEGRGLQNVLDEPNAIRLARALTLLPRDSDSSSSSNSAATKAYEIWMPIVENAGYISDLSEIDDDLSFNIQARVFCPVTKHSNLSTRDIRDEFRLRNIISKREDSRATGTEYDYHAFFEGVSLGFRGRTASKAEDETICFGHMLGSDTSQITAIKPLKPRVKYWLTLIETNPLLNAAAWALGIDARARLMECRVKRMQTLLTYIGRMPLTILLWKLPLNQSVGWKWAPISLLDTGSGSQGEGAWSSNERGLVKPDGLLVSLPALRLKTPAADKSRTADLGIILLGPVYVTVTTEDEGVGPVGGDITTFKIHLHSVPSEWGRY